The Tripterygium wilfordii isolate XIE 37 chromosome 23, ASM1340144v1, whole genome shotgun sequence genomic sequence TCTAGGCGACCTCTTGTTTACACTAAAAGTTACCGCAATCAAATTCACAATTTCTACCAACATCCGCTGTTGACATTACTTAATATAattactaaatttttttttcttgaacaagtgaaaacttgaaatatatacaaaatgTCACTATTTCCTATTTTATAGAAtctctatccaatcaacactatatcatattacttatcatattctctattttcttaaaataatatttctttctctttatttattattctattaatataaatttcatttgaaaatacagtaaataataaaaagtagagaggagagtaaaaaaaaaaattattttatgtttaggggaGTGAATAATAGATTGTTTACGTTTTTTAAAAtaggtaatttgatgcaagACCTATTTTTGACTGACTGATTCTCTCTATATTTGTTCACTAAAATAGGAAAATAACCATACTTAGATAATTTGATGTGGATATTCATCATTATCAGAAACCTTTATCCCGAAAATTTGAGATCGGATAAACATCAAAGAGAATCCATCACGTGTATTCGttttctctatttagtttctatCATGGAGCATACATGATACCATTCATCCACTCCTACTCAAATATttgatattgttttttttttttaatttgttttcttaaaaATGAGATGTTGAAAAAAGGACACGTCATCCATGACATGTATATCTCCGCACCACCGTTTCAGATAAACAGATTTGGgaatattctttttctttacatCCCAGCGGATAAGGGTAAAGAGTGACTACCACGTCGCTCTCTTATTTTTATATTCATATTTATCCTCACagcttttcctcccttttttaaatgaaaattaaattataaaaaaaaaaaatccaatttctctctcttcaggACAAAGAACAAGAAGATCTCATCCTCATCCGCCATTAAAGCACTCCTCTCTCTATATAAACTGCTTCAGTTGCTCCGTGTTCTTTCTCCCTCCGTTGCTCTTGTTTTTGTATTCGGtgtatgttgttgttgttgttgttgttgttgttgatgagtTTTTGAGGGAAGCGTGAAGAGATCATGCCGATTGCGTTGGATAGTAATCGGAGGTTTGAAGCGTCTGGATTAGCGCGTGGAGGAGTGACGGCGACCGCAGTCTTAGATTCTATGGATGAGCGTAGAGAAGTGAACGCGGCGGTGGAGGGAGAGGCGGAGGTGTGTAGTTCGTCTTCGACTTCGTCGATCGGGCAGAATAGCGATCTGAGTGGGAGGTCAGGATCGGAAGACGAGGAAAATGAGGTTCAAAGCAAGTATAAGGGGACACTTGATTCCATGGAGGCTCTCGAGGAGGTTTTGCCTATTAGGTTTGGCTTTCTCTCTAACCATTTCAATTTTCCTTGTGAATTATCATTTCGCTGGTGTGGAATTTGAAGTTGATAGATCTGGTAGAGTTAGCTAACACGAAGATTTCGAGATCAGCTAAATTATTGGTGTTAACTACTGATTTTTTTGCTCTATAGGGAATGAAATCAACAGAAACTATACGgccttttcttttccaatttcTGTTTTCCGGACGATCTTTTCTTCGGCATCAACAAACAgatttgttttagtttttttgtaATGGAGATGGTTGGTCTGGATTCCATGTTGGAATTCCGTTCATATTTTTTTGATCTGTGATTTAGGCCACCGATTATAACATTTTTTGATTTGAGAATGATCTTGAATctggatttttttatttaatttatcccATATAAACCTGAGAGTTATCCGTGCCATTACCTCGGACCAATTTTCTTTGATAACCGAGAATTACCCAACCCAACATGCGAATCCAACCCAGCCTGCTCCCCGTTGGCAACATGAAAGACCGAGAAAGAGGGTCGAAACTGAGGCGGGGAAGTTGAACTTGTGACATCTTCACTATCACAAGCAAGGCTTTCTTTGTTCCTCGGaccaatttcattttcttggaaAATTAGATTATTATTTTCTAGTTAGAGCTTGTGTTAGGAGATGCTCATCTGTTTAGTGGATTTGGCTTTGCATTAtcgatttttgttttcttagggTGAGTTTATTCAAATTTTCTCAGGAGGGGAATATCGAATTTCTACAAGGGCAAATCGAAATCCTTTACAAGTCTGGCTATGGCTGCCTCTGACTCTGTCGAAGACATTGCAAAAGCAGAGAATGCATATACGAGGAGACGCAGGAATTTACTTAGCTTCAATCTTCTATGGGACAAGAGCAGAAATTCCTCTCACAGAAATGGTGGAGGTGGGATATCTAAGAGACCAATCAGCACCAGCCGGAGCACTGTGGCACTCGCAATGGCTTTGAGCAGCTCAGAGAGCATCAGTAACACAAGCGATGATTCGAATTCAAGTTCATATTCAAGATCACCTCCTAGTCTTCCACCTTTGCATCCACTTTCCAGGGCATCTTATAATAACTTAGCAGCCTCTGCTTCATCATCACCATTGCCATCTCCTCCTCAACAAAAGTTCTCTCCTTGGCGGTCCTACTCGTTGGCTGACTTGCAACAAGGTCCCATTCCAATGTCAAATACAAATCCATATCGCTCTTCATCAGCCAGCGACGAACGACAATAATGGTAGGCTGTTTCATAACGAGAATGCATATGAGCATAGTTTTTGGAAGTCGAAGATGTTATTGTCTTGTATCTGGTAAGTATGGCATCCATGAAAACAGCAATGGTATTCTCTCTTACCACATGAGAATTTAATGAAGCCCATCTTTCTATGACTTTTGGATTGCCATTTAAATTTGTATGGATGTCTTGAGAAACTTTGTCTTCCACATCTAATGATTGGACTTCCTGTCTCGAAAAGGTAGACTTGACGCTTAAGAACTGTTTCCCCAGCTACTATTTTTCTCCTTCCTTTCTCCAATCAAGTAAGTTGCCTGGTAGACCATTCACTTGGAATTAAAAACTGGGCACAAGGATATTCAGACAAGCATTTGGCAAGCTCAATATCTGAAGGATTTATTGCAGGAATTGCCATATCAATATTGTCAGTGAAGATTGGGAATGGAATGTGTAATGAAATAACATATCCAACATGTTATGCAGCAACATTATATACATTGATTGGTTTAGGTAAAGCAAAATAAGAGAGAACAAGAACAGGACTTATTTAGTCTAATAAAGCATGCGCTTTAAGAGACGAAGAATTTGACAAAGACTACACAAGGCTTCTTGCCATGAAGCTCTTGACCAATCCTGTCGAAGGAAAATGTTGTAGTTATCCCATTATTGATACAATTCGTGCTAAGACTTTGACAAAAGCAAGATTACCTTAGCCCTTAGCTCATCATTCAATAAAAATGAATTCGTAGTgagattcttattgttcttgctCAACGCCCCCTCATTTGAGAAACCCCCTATAAACCACATCATCATCAGAAGCCTAAGAGACATGAACGTTTCGTCCGATAAGGCAAGGAATTGCCCATTAATACCTGTGGGGGCTAAAATCAGTAAGCAGGCCCACGGTCTAAGAAGACCCAGGTAGCCCCACAGACCCATGGCCGGGACAAAGGCCTTCATTACAGGCCTATGACCTAGAGATCATTTGGGCAGGCCCACAGTGTAAGAAGACTAGGAAGCACGACAGGCTCACGGCCCTTCAAACACCATCATATAAAGTCCACAACCAAGGCAACATTTTGACAGGTCCACAAACCAAAAGCATAACATTGCCCACGGCCTAATTAAGCTCAATGTCCGAGTCCAGAAGTTCAGCCCATCAGGTTGAAGCTCTTAAGAAATCAAATATTGACTAGTCTTCTGAGTCTCACATTGCCGGACCAGCTAATATCGAGCTTCAACTCCATCCTCAATAACAACGCGCAGTGCGCTATTATGTGCAGGGAAAAACCTgaacttttcctttttctttctattgatGTCTTCCCTAGAGTTCCAATCATTGTTGGCAATTCTAGTTCAACTCTCAAGGCTGGTCTTCTGAGATTAGCCGTCTCTTTGTGCACTCCAATTGGTCTTATTGCCAAGCATGTGCAATGACAGTCCATTATCACCTTCCTTCTTAATCATCAAGCTGCTGGAGCCTTGCTCCGCTCGCCTACTTTAGCTTGTGTTGGCATGcgaagaacacaaaacataagcaaaacacattacCACTAATCATTCAGCCTACATACTTTCAAGTCGTGTAAATTGAATACACAAGCCATGAATCATATGCATCATGCAGAATGATCTGATCAAGTCAAGAAGACAACCGTTAACGCAACACAAGATCCATGCACCTACATACAGCTCTAGAGAGGATGAAAAGAGGACGATGACCCAAGATTAATAGGCAGCATATACAGTGCAGTCAAAAAGGGGAACCAACTCCCCCATAATTTCAGACTTTGAAGGGGTGGGGATCATCTGGCATGAGAAAGGGAAGTTAGCATGTTTTGCTCCTCTCAGACCCATGGAGTTGTAGAAGCAATGAGTTGGTGACCACAAATATTGAGCTCAAAGCCATTAGTCCACCTGTCAAACCAAACATCAGTGTTGAAGGAGTCATTGTTCTACATCATGGAAATAAGACCTAGTAACACCAACATATAAGATACTAGGTTAGATAACAGTAGTCCAGGTCACTGCTGCATATAAAATGatagatttttgtttttggcgTGGGTAGATTTATGCATATAAACATGATATGGcattcattttctttcaaattgaaaGATTTGTTCAACACTTCAACCTAGTAAggttaaattttttatcaccTGAAACTGAGGGAGTCATTACAAAATCATATTGGGGAAGAAGTACTCCAGCAGCAATGGGAATGGTGACAACATTATATGCCACTGCCCATGATAAATTCTGATACACTTTAGCCATTGTGGCTTGTGCAAGATCTAGAGCATCTACAACCTGCGGGGAACATATGTTAAGAGAATGATGACATGGAGAAGTATAACTcatcaataataataacaatctAATCAAAAGTTTATATGAACAACATAAAAATTAGAACTGCCACAAACTAGAGATTCCCATTAAACTTATAAACAGATATTCCCTATACAAAGAGGGTACAGTTAATATCCAGAAAGTAGAAAGAATGAAGAATCTAACCATGGACTATTTCTAGTACAGGAAATTGTAAGTGGTATTTGAAGTTTCAGGGAAATTCATTAAAGTTATCTTGACTTTCCATATTTGGACGGACCTTAAAACACCTTCCCAAACTTCTCCCAACAACAGATTTTCTATATTGCCAAGACTTCATAAACC encodes the following:
- the LOC119993124 gene encoding uncharacterized protein LOC119993124, producing MPIALDSNRRFEASGLARGGVTATAVLDSMDERREVNAAVEGEAEVCSSSSTSSIGQNSDLSGRSGSEDEENEVQSKYKGTLDSMEALEEVLPIRRGISNFYKGKSKSFTSLAMAASDSVEDIAKAENAYTRRRRNLLSFNLLWDKSRNSSHRNGGGGISKRPISTSRSTVALAMALSSSESISNTSDDSNSSSYSRSPPSLPPLHPLSRASYNNLAASASSSPLPSPPQQKFSPWRSYSLADLQQGPIPMSNTNPYRSSSASDERQ